A stretch of the Chanos chanos chromosome 1, fChaCha1.1, whole genome shotgun sequence genome encodes the following:
- the fbp1b gene encoding fructose-1,6-bisphosphatase 1b, producing the protein MSDRGAFDTDVVTLTRFVLEEGRKAKGTGELTTLLNSMCTAIKAISSAVRKAGIANLYGIAGSTNVTGDQVKKLDVLSNDLVINMIKSSFTSCVLVSEEDERAIIVEPERRGKYIVCFDPLDGSSNIDCLASIGTIFAIYRKTTDDEPNEKDALQPGRNIVAAGYALYGSATMLVLSTGQGVNCFMLDPAIGEFILVDRDVKIKKKGKIYSLNEGYAQHFYPDVTEYLQKKKYPEDGSAPYGGRYVGSMVADVHRTLVYGGIFLYPANVKSPKGKLRLLYECNPMAFIMEQAGGMATTGAMNVLDIVPDNIHQRVPVVLGSPDDVQEYISIFKKHAK; encoded by the exons ATGTCGGATCGCGGTGCCTTCGATACCGATGTGGTCACTCTGACCAGGTTTGTGTTGGAAGAGGGTAGGAAAGCTAAAGGAACCGGGGAACTGACCACTTTGCTCAACTCTATGTGCACAGCTATCAAAGCCATCTCCTCGGCCGTCAGAAAAGCTGGAATTGCCAATTT GTATGGGATTGCTGGCAGCACTAATGTAACAGGTGACCAGGTGAAGAAGTTGGACGTGCTCTCAAATGATCTGGTGATCAACATGATCAAGTCCTCCTTCACAtcctgtgtgcttgtgtctgagGAAGACGAGAGGGCCATCATCGTTGAACCAGAGAGAAGG GGAAAGTACATTGTTTGCTTTGACCCTCTGGATGGCTCTTCAAACATTGACTGCCTGGCTTCCATTGGAACGATATTTGCCATCTACAGAAAG acCACAGATGATGAACCCAATGAGAAGGATGCTCTTCAGCCCGGCAGGAACATTGTCGCCGCGGGTTACGCCCTGTATGGCAGTGCCACCATGTTGGTCCTCTCCACAGGTCAAGGGGTCAACTGTTTCATGCTTGACCCT GCCATTGGCGAGTTTATTCTGGTTGACAGGGATGTGAAGAtcaagaaaaaaggaaagatctACAGTCTTAATGAAGGTTATGCTCAGCACTTTTACCCTGACGTCACAGAATACCTCCAGAAGAAGAAATATCCAGAG GACGGCAGTGCACCCTATGGAGGACGTTATGTTGGGTCCATGGTCGCTGATGTTCACAGGACTCTGGTCTACGGAGGAATCTTCCTGTACCCTGCCAACGTTAAGAGTCCGAAGGGCAAG CTGAGGCTTCTGTATGAGTGTAACCCCATGGCCTTCATCATGGAGCAGGCTGGAGGTATGGCCACTACAGGGGCCATGAACGTGCTGGATATCGTTCCAGATAACATTCACCAGCGTGTCCCCGTGGTACTGGGCTCCCCTGACGACGTCCAGGAATACATCTCCATTTTCAAGAAACACGCCAAGTGA